A single window of Intrasporangium calvum DSM 43043 DNA harbors:
- a CDS encoding type II toxin-antitoxin system PemK/MazF family toxin: MPRRLSAALDRITTALRELTRHEPRGAAPAAPRRSRGGPSPAGDRVNGDRGPSPAAYGPYAGDATTLPDTTYAPAVDGDPDPGEIVWAWVPFEEDSTRGKDRPVLVIGHEGDLLVALQLTSQDHDRDEEQERRAGREWVDIGTGPWDRRGRPSEVRVNRLLRLDTSHLRREGAVLARERYEEVIAEVRRHHR, from the coding sequence ATGCCGCGTCGCCTCTCCGCCGCCCTGGACCGGATCACCACTGCCCTGCGGGAGCTGACCCGCCACGAGCCGAGGGGTGCCGCCCCCGCCGCCCCGCGCCGCTCGCGAGGCGGCCCCTCCCCCGCCGGAGACCGCGTCAACGGGGACCGGGGACCGAGCCCAGCGGCATACGGCCCCTATGCCGGTGACGCGACGACGCTGCCGGACACGACCTACGCCCCCGCGGTCGACGGGGACCCCGATCCGGGCGAGATCGTCTGGGCCTGGGTCCCGTTCGAGGAGGACTCGACGCGGGGCAAGGACCGCCCGGTCCTCGTCATCGGACACGAGGGTGACCTGCTCGTCGCGCTGCAGCTGACCAGCCAGGACCACGACCGCGACGAGGAGCAGGAGCGCCGGGCCGGACGGGAGTGGGTGGACATCGGGACGGGGCCCTGGGACCGGCGCGGTCGCCCCAGCGAGGTCCGGGTCAACCGGCTGCTCCGCCTCGACACGAGCCACCTGCGCCGGGAAGGTGCCGTCCTGGCGCGCGAGCGCTACGAGGAGGTCATCGCCGAGGTCCGCCGCCACCACCGGTGA
- the rpsT gene encoding 30S ribosomal protein S20, translating into MANIKSQLKRIKTNEKRTERNKAVKSELRTWVRKFRVAVASGDKDAAADALKTASKKLDKAVSKGVIHQNQAANKKSAMAKKAASL; encoded by the coding sequence GTGGCAAACATCAAGTCGCAGCTCAAGCGCATCAAGACCAACGAGAAGCGCACGGAGCGCAACAAGGCGGTCAAGAGCGAGCTCCGCACCTGGGTCCGCAAGTTCCGTGTGGCCGTGGCCTCCGGTGACAAGGACGCCGCCGCCGACGCCCTCAAGACCGCCTCGAAGAAGCTCGACAAGGCCGTCTCCAAGGGCGTCATCCACCAGAACCAGGCCGCCAACAAGAAGTCGGCCATGGCGAAGAAGGCCGCGTCGCTCTGA
- the holA gene encoding DNA polymerase III subunit delta translates to MTAAAVPPLALVSGPEEVLVERAVARLVGAARASGADVIRIDAAGYEPGALAMHASPSLFGGTTCLVVRGLHESPDELQLDLLALLGAPVEDVSIVVTHGGGMKGKKVLDTLKKLGAEVIECPAIKSDRDKSDFVLKEFARARRKITSDGVRALVEAVGKDVRELASACAQLIADTEGPVDDAVVDTYHGGKVEASGFRVADAAVAGQAGEALRLLRHAIASGVDPVPIVAVLASQLRQLIKVGSAGRGSSAQLAKTLGLAPWQVDRARRAVGHWTADGLAVALQAVAAADFEVKGGGRDPVYAVERAILTITRARAGH, encoded by the coding sequence ATGACCGCCGCTGCCGTTCCGCCGCTCGCGCTCGTCAGCGGACCCGAGGAGGTGCTCGTCGAGCGGGCCGTGGCACGTCTCGTCGGCGCGGCGAGGGCATCCGGCGCCGACGTCATCCGGATCGATGCCGCCGGCTACGAGCCCGGAGCGCTCGCGATGCACGCGAGCCCTTCCCTCTTCGGGGGGACCACGTGCCTCGTCGTCCGCGGCCTGCACGAGTCACCGGACGAGCTGCAGCTCGACCTGCTGGCCCTGCTCGGTGCCCCGGTCGAGGACGTCTCGATCGTCGTGACGCACGGCGGCGGGATGAAGGGCAAGAAGGTCCTCGACACGCTCAAGAAGCTCGGTGCCGAGGTGATCGAGTGTCCCGCCATCAAGAGCGACCGGGACAAGTCCGACTTCGTGCTCAAGGAGTTCGCCCGGGCTCGTCGCAAGATCACGAGCGACGGGGTGCGGGCGCTCGTCGAGGCCGTCGGAAAGGACGTCCGCGAGCTGGCGTCCGCCTGTGCCCAGCTCATCGCCGACACCGAGGGGCCGGTCGACGACGCGGTCGTCGACACCTACCACGGCGGCAAGGTCGAGGCATCCGGGTTCCGGGTCGCCGACGCGGCCGTCGCGGGGCAGGCAGGTGAGGCCCTCCGGCTCCTGCGCCACGCGATCGCGTCCGGGGTCGACCCGGTGCCCATCGTCGCCGTGCTCGCCTCCCAGCTGCGCCAGCTGATCAAGGTGGGCTCGGCCGGCCGGGGCAGCTCGGCGCAGCTCGCCAAGACGCTCGGCCTGGCGCCGTGGCAGGTGGACCGGGCCCGTCGGGCGGTCGGCCACTGGACCGCCGACGGGCTGGCGGTCGCACTCCAGGCCGTGGCGGCCGCGGACTTCGAGGTCAAGGGTGGCGGACGCGACCCGGTCTACGCGGTGGAGCGTGCGATCCTGACCATCACGAGAGCCCGCGCCGGCCACTGA
- a CDS encoding ATP-dependent DNA helicase: MAAPPSLDQLLHAAVSAVGGSERPGQVQMARAVAAAIANDEHLLVQAGTGTGKSLAYLVPAVAHAQAAGRPAVVATATLALQAQIVDRDMPRVAVALEPLLGRRPTYALVKGRRNYVCLNKIEGGFPEEDDGLLSVGQVDAGAGRLGQEVVRLREWAAETDSGDRDELVPGVTERAWRQVSVSAHECLGSKCPLVAACFVERAREAAKDVDVIVTNHSFMAIDAFEGRQMLPGHDLLVVDEAHELVDRVTATITDELTGAMVTAAARKAGRLSENTQPLDEAGELLAAALEPLQDGRLLGLPEAVTLALSRVRDTARAVQSDLKPAQGQEADGARQVARAAVEEVHENAERILEDRGLDVVWLAHDQRRGPVLRVAPMSVAMLVRDKVFADRTVVLTSATLELGGSFDAVAGTIGLRGDGAPAWQGLDVGSPFDYRRQAIAYVAAHLPPPGRDGASDESLDEIEQLVRAAGGRTLGLFSSMRAAQAAAELMRARLGDDIPVLCQGEDQISTLVRQFARDPRTCLFGTLTLWQGVDVPGSSCQLVIIDRIPFPRPDDPLASARSQAIARMGGNGFMAVSATHAALRLAQGAGRLVRRGDDRGVVAFLDSRMMTARYAGFLQRSLPPFWPTTDKAMVLAALARLDETAPDPLPVAEPALRSLTGARTDRDGTEHPGPASAAPAAPVAPARPVAADPPVAASPRSAVTGGHAWSDEQDEELRDAADAGMLLEELVEHFELPEATIAARAGQLGLTLSSGQLFD, translated from the coding sequence ATGGCCGCCCCACCCTCCCTCGACCAGCTCCTCCACGCCGCCGTCTCCGCGGTGGGGGGCAGCGAGCGGCCAGGGCAGGTGCAGATGGCTCGGGCGGTGGCCGCGGCGATCGCCAACGACGAGCACCTGCTCGTCCAGGCGGGCACCGGCACCGGCAAGTCGCTGGCCTACCTCGTTCCGGCGGTCGCTCACGCCCAGGCGGCTGGCCGCCCTGCCGTCGTGGCGACGGCCACGCTGGCCCTGCAGGCCCAGATCGTCGACCGCGACATGCCTCGTGTCGCCGTCGCCCTCGAGCCCCTCCTCGGCCGACGCCCGACCTATGCGCTCGTCAAGGGCCGCCGCAACTACGTCTGCCTCAACAAGATCGAAGGTGGCTTCCCGGAGGAGGACGACGGCCTGCTCTCCGTCGGCCAGGTCGATGCCGGTGCGGGACGGCTGGGGCAGGAGGTGGTGCGCCTGCGCGAGTGGGCCGCCGAGACCGACTCGGGCGACCGTGACGAGCTCGTGCCCGGAGTCACGGAGCGGGCGTGGCGCCAGGTCTCCGTGTCGGCGCACGAGTGTCTCGGCAGCAAGTGCCCGCTCGTCGCAGCATGCTTCGTCGAGCGGGCGCGGGAGGCGGCGAAGGACGTCGACGTCATCGTCACCAACCACTCGTTCATGGCGATCGACGCGTTCGAGGGGCGCCAGATGCTCCCGGGGCACGACCTCCTCGTCGTCGACGAGGCGCACGAGCTCGTCGACCGCGTGACGGCGACGATCACGGACGAGCTGACCGGTGCCATGGTGACGGCGGCGGCGCGAAAGGCGGGTCGTCTCTCGGAGAACACCCAGCCCCTCGACGAGGCGGGGGAGCTCCTGGCGGCGGCCCTCGAGCCACTCCAGGACGGTCGGCTGCTCGGGCTGCCCGAGGCGGTCACGCTGGCGTTGAGCCGGGTCAGGGACACGGCCCGCGCGGTCCAGTCCGACCTCAAGCCGGCCCAGGGCCAGGAGGCGGACGGCGCCCGGCAGGTGGCGCGCGCGGCCGTCGAGGAGGTGCACGAGAACGCCGAGCGCATCCTGGAGGACCGGGGCCTCGACGTCGTCTGGCTCGCCCACGACCAGCGCCGCGGCCCGGTCCTGCGGGTGGCCCCGATGAGCGTCGCGATGCTGGTCCGGGACAAGGTGTTCGCCGACCGCACCGTCGTGCTCACCTCCGCGACCCTCGAGCTGGGCGGGTCCTTCGATGCCGTCGCCGGCACCATCGGCCTCCGCGGCGACGGCGCCCCCGCCTGGCAGGGGCTGGACGTCGGCAGCCCCTTCGACTACCGCCGGCAGGCCATCGCGTACGTGGCCGCCCACCTGCCGCCGCCGGGTCGGGACGGAGCCAGCGACGAGAGCCTCGACGAGATCGAGCAGCTCGTCCGGGCCGCCGGCGGGCGGACCCTCGGTCTCTTCTCCTCGATGCGGGCTGCGCAGGCGGCGGCCGAGCTGATGCGAGCCCGCCTCGGGGACGACATCCCGGTCCTGTGCCAGGGCGAGGACCAGATCTCGACGCTGGTCCGCCAGTTCGCCCGCGACCCCCGCACCTGCCTCTTCGGCACCCTGACGCTGTGGCAGGGCGTCGATGTTCCCGGGTCGTCCTGCCAGCTCGTCATCATCGACCGCATCCCCTTCCCGCGGCCGGACGACCCCCTCGCCTCCGCGCGGTCGCAGGCCATCGCCCGGATGGGCGGCAACGGCTTCATGGCCGTCTCGGCGACGCACGCCGCACTCCGGCTCGCACAGGGGGCCGGTCGGCTGGTTCGACGCGGGGACGACCGGGGCGTGGTGGCCTTCCTCGACTCCCGGATGATGACCGCTCGTTATGCGGGGTTCCTCCAGCGCTCCCTCCCGCCGTTCTGGCCGACGACGGACAAGGCCATGGTGCTCGCCGCCCTGGCCCGTCTGGACGAGACGGCGCCGGACCCGCTTCCCGTTGCTGAACCGGCCCTGCGTTCACTGACCGGCGCCCGGACCGACCGTGACGGCACCGAGCACCCGGGGCCGGCGTCGGCTGCCCCGGCTGCCCCGGTGGCCCCGGCGCGGCCCGTTGCGGCTGACCCCCCGGTGGCTGCCTCGCCCCGGAGCGCGGTGACCGGTGGGCACGCGTGGTCCGACGAGCAGGACGAGGAGCTCCGCGACGCGGCCGACGCGGGGATGCTGCTCGAGGAGCTGGTCGAGCACTTCGAGCTGCCGGAGGCGACCATCGCGGCTCGGGCCGGCCAGCTCGGTCTCACCCTGTCCTCCGGCCAGCTCTTCGACTGA